The Helicobacter jaachi genome segment TTGCATGGACGCAAAATCGCAGCATTATCCCCGCATGGTATGGGCTAGGCAGTGGTTTAGCGCAAGGAGATAAAAATGCCTTGCGAGATTGCTACGCTCAATCACTTTTTTTTAAAACTACCATTGATAACATCTCTCAAGCCCTGCTCAAGGTAGATTTAGACATTGCAAAACTTTATAATGAATTTGTGAAAAATAAAGCCATAAGAGAGGATATTTGGGAGCATATTTATGCCCAATACAACCTTACTTTAGAGTATTTGCTCTATTTGCGCAATGAAAGCGAGCTGCTAGATTCTGAAAGTGGCATTAGAGAATCTATCCTTTTGCGCAAGCCATATTTGAGCGTGCTTAATCTCACGCAAATTGAGCTTATCAAAAAATACCAAAGCTCGCATTATGCAAAGGCGCAAGAGCGGCTTATGGAGCAAATCCACGCCACTATTGTAGGCATAGCTCAAGGCATTCGCAATACTGGCTAAGCCTTTACTCTTGTGCAATAAGTGCTTCTGCGCCTTATAGCTTCAATCTCCTCATTTTTAAGCCTTAATTTTAACCCTCCAAATATTCATTTCCCCATCATCTTTTCTAGATTCCATATTTGAAATCTTTGTGCTGGCGTGATTTTGTGAGATTCTATAAGCTTATTTTTATTAAATACCCCTTTAAAAATGAGTAAAAAAGTATCATTAATTACAAATTTTTGCAATTACATATTGTATTTTTAAAAATTTATGTGTATGATGACACCTGTAAGTTCAAAAACGAACTTAACAAAAAAAGGAGTATTAATATGAGCAAAAAAAATAAAAAACAAATCCACTTTAACGCTTTTGATATGAATTGTATTTCGCATTTAAGTCCCGGGCTGTGGCGCTATCCTGGCGATGAGGCGGTAAGATATAAGGACATTGAGTATTGGCAAAATATTGCAAAAATCGCCGAAAAAGGGCTATTTGACGCGGTATTTATCGCTGATGTGCTAGGCGTGTATGATGTGTATCGTGGCAATGACTTTGGCGCGCTAAGAGCGGCGCTGCAAGTGCCTGTGAATGACCCCGTGCAGCTGGCTGCGGTGATGGCAAGTGTGACTAGCAATGTAGGCTTTGGAATCACGGCTGCTACGGCTTTTGAGCACCCATATCCCTTCGCGCGTCGCCTTAGCACGCTAGACCACCTAACCAAAGGGCGCGTGGGCTGGAATATCGTAACAGGCTATCTGCCCGCGGCGAATCGCAATATGGGCGCAAGCGAGCTGCCGCACGATGAGCGTTACGATGTCGCGGACGAGTATATGGAAGTGATTTATAAGCTTTTGGAGGGCAGCTGGGAAGATGACGCCGTGATAGCCGATAAAAGTAGCGGCGAGTATATCAACCCGCACAAAGTCCATCACATAGGGCATCACGGCAAGTATTATGATGTGCCTGGCATTCACATTTGTGAGCCTAGCATTCAGCGCACGCCGGTGCTGTTTCAGGCGGGGGCTAGCGCGCGTGGGAGGCGGTTTGCTGGGCGGCACGCGGAGGCGATTTTTGTTACCGCGCCCACAAAGGAGCATGCGCGCCTTGTCGTAGGGCAGATACGCGATGAGCTAGCGCGCGCTGGACGCGACCCTTTGGGAGCAAAGATTTATTTGGGCGCGACTATCATCACAGATTCTAATGATAAGCTAGCCGAGGCGAAGTTTAATGATTTGGCAAGTTACGGCAGTGTGGAGGGCATTTTGGTAAAGTATTCAGGCTGGCTTGGCGTGGATTTGAGCCGCTACAAGCTTGATGAGCCGCTAAATAACATTAAGTCAAACGCGATAATTGCGTTAGTTGATGCTTTGCGAGAATCTACTACAGATTCTGGCAAGATTTGGACGCTGCAGGATTTAATACATAGCGAGAGAATCGGCTCTTTGGGACCAAAAATTGTCGGTGGGAAGCAAAAGGTGGCAGATATTTTAGAGGAGTTTATAGGCTATAGCGGGGCTGATGGGTTTAATCTAGCTTATGCTACCACGCCTGGCACTTTTGAGGATATAGTGGAATTCATCGTGCCTACACTGCAGGAGCGGGGCGTGTATCGCTTGGAGTATGAAAGCGGGAGCTTGCGAAATAAGCTTTTTGGCAATGGCGATAGGCTGCCCTACTCACACACAGGCGCGAAATACCGCGTAGGCGGCGCACTTAGCACGATAAATGACTACGCAAACACCGGTCGCCCCCGCAAGTCAAATGAGGAATATGCGATATAGAATCTAGATTCTATATCGCCACGTTGCTGCACTTCGTGCCGCAAGGGTTAGATTTTAAGTCTAGATTCTGTAATTTATAGAATCTTTAAAGCCCCATATCTATGGGAATCAACATAAAAGGATACAACATGAAAAAATGGTTTTTAATTATATTAGCAGCTTTTAGCATAGCAGCAGCAAAAGAGCAAAATACCGAAATCCTGCAGGCTTTAAATGTGCTGCAAAAGGGTAAATTCATAGATTTGACACATGGCGTAAATGATAAGATTCCACGCTTCTACGCCCTGCCAAAGCTAGAGCAAGATAAGATTTTTAATGTGGATAAAGATGGCTTTTTTGTGTATAAGACAAGCTTCCCAACGCAGTATGGCACGCACATTGACGCGCCTATACATTTTGTGAATAATAAGCGCACGCTAGAGCAAATACAGCTTAAAGAGCTAGTGCTGCCCCTCATTGTCATTCATAAAGAAAAGGAGGTCGCCAAAAATGCGGACTATATCCTTACAAAGCAAGATGTGCTAGACTTTGAAAAGCGCCATGGAGCAATCCCTAAAAATAGCTTTGTGGCCTTTGCTAGCGGCTGGAGCAAAAAGTGGGATTTGGCTGTGGCTGGTAAGGCGGATTTTAGCAATAAAGATAAAAAAGGCGATGCGCATACGCCTGGCTGGAGCATTGAGGCATTAGAGTATATCTTAAATGAGCGAGGGGCTACTGCTATTGGGCATGAGACGCTAGATACGGACGCGGCGGCTGATGTGCGTAAAAATGGCTTTTTAGAATCTGAAAAGTTTGTTTTAAGTCAAAATAAATATCAAATCGAGCTTTTGACAAATTTAGAGAATCTGCCTGCCACTGGGGGCATTATCATCATTGGCGTGCCAAAGTTTGAGGGCTATCCGGGCTTCCCTGTGCGCGCATTTGCCATTGTGCCTTGAGTAGATTCTATATAAAGCTATAAAAGGAAACAATATGAATACATTACATTATAAACAAAATATAGATTCTATCCCAAAAGAGCATAATCCCAAAGCCCTGCGCTCCGTGCTTGCAGCTAGTAGTGGGAATCTAGTGGAGTGGTTTGATTTTTACATTTATGGATTTTCAGCGGTGTATTTTGCAAAAAATTTCTCCGATGCAAGCTCGCCCATTGTGCAGCAAATCTCTGTATTTGGCGTATTTGCGGCTGGATTTTTAATGCTACCTATTGGCAGTGCAGTTTTTGGCAGCATTGCGGATAAAATTGGACGCAAAAGCTCGATGATTATCTCTATCGTGCTTATGGCGCTAGGCTCATTTATTATCGCATTTTTGCCCGATAAGCGCACTATAGGCGATGCGGCGATTTTGCTATTACTCTTTGCAAGACTTTTACAGGGCTTTGCTGTGGGTGGCGAATATGGCATTGCTGCGGCATATCTTAGCGAAGTGGCACCACCGGGAAAAAGGGGGTTTTATTCAAGTTTTCAGTATTTCACGCTCATTGGTGGGCAGCTTTTGGCTGTGGCTAGCGTTAGCGTGCTATTTTCATTTTTAAATCAAGAGCAAATGAGTGATTTTGGCTGGCGCATTTTATTTTTTATCGGCGGTGTAGCCGCGCTTTTAAGCTTACTGGTGCGTAGCCTTATGCATGATAATTCAGCAGAAGAATTAAAAAAATATGATGATAGAGGCAGCTTTAAAGCGCTTTTTAAATCTTATAAATCTTTTCTTTTGGTGCTTGGCATTACCGCTGGGTGCTCGCCTGCGTGGTATGTGATTACCGTGTATAGCAAGGTATTTATGATAAATAATGGTATTGATGCGGTGGTAGCAAATAATATCATTTTAGGCGCGCTCTTTGTGCTATTTATCGTAACGCCCTTTCTTGGCGCGCTAAGTGATAAAATCGGGTTAAAAACCTCGCTTTTAATTTTCTGCGTATTTGCGCTTTTTGGCGTGTATCCGCTATTTGAGCTTATGCGCGGGACGCAAAATGCGTTTGTGCTTTTTGGGATTTTAGGGCTTATGTGCTTTGTGCTTGGATTTTACTCCGCAGTGGCAGGGATTTTTAAAACAACACTTTTCCCTGTGCATGTGCGAGCTCTTGGCACTGGGCTAAGCTACACTCTTGGCGCAGCGCTATTTGGTGGGAGTGCGACTTATGTGGCACTGCAGTTTAAGGAATGGGGCGTGGAGAATGGATTTTTTATCTATTTTGAAATTTTAATGATTATTGCGACTATTTGTGTGATTTTAATCCCCAAAAAGCGCGAATTAGATTAATGCAAAAGGGTAATAAAGCTAGATTCTATATAGAATCTAGTATAATTTTGCACCGCAAAAAGCCTAAGATTCTATAAGGAGGGAATATGAGCAAGACAAAGCAAATTAGTCTAAATGCCTTTGATATGAATTGTGTATCGCATTTAAGTCCGGGGCTATGGCGCTATCCGGGCGATTGTTCGCTAAAGTATAAAGACATTGAGTATTGGCAAAATATCGCGCGTATTGCAGAGCAAGGGCTATTTGATGCGGTATTTATCGCTGATGTGCTAGGCGTGTATGATGTGTATCGTGGCAATGATTTAGGCGCGCTAAGAGCGGCGCAGCAGCTGCCTATCAATGACCCGCTAAGTCTTGCCACTATCGGTGCGGCTGTTACTAAAAATGTGGGTTTTGGCATTACAGCTGGCGTGTTTTTTGAGCACCCTTATCCCTTTGCGCGGCGCTTAAGCACGCTAGACCATTTGACCAAAGGGCGCATAGGCTGGAATATCGTAACAGGCTACTTACCGAGCGCAAATAAAAATATGGGTGCAAAGGAGCTGCCACACGATGAGCGCTATGATGTAGCAGAGGAATATATGGAAGTGATTTATAAACTCTTAGAGGGCAGCTGGGAAGATGATGCGGTGATTTTAGATAGGGAGAGCGGCGATTTTGCTAATCCTTACAAAGTCCATCACATAGGACATCATGGCAAATATTATGATGTGCCGGGCATTCATTTGTGCGAGCCTAGCATTCAGCGCACACCTGTGCTATTTCAAGCGGGTAATTCACCGCGTGGGCGCGCCTTTAGCGCGAAACACGCAGAAGCTATGTTTATCGCGCCCCCCTTGCAATACGCCAAAACAGCCGTTGCCCAAATACGCCAAGAGCTCATCAAAGCTGGGCGCGACCCATATAGCGCAAAAATATACCTTCTAGCCACTATCATTACAGATGAGAGCGAAAGTCTAGCGCAAGCAAAGTATAAAGATTTACTCAAATATGCGCACAAAGAGGGCGCACTGGTAGTGAATTCCGGCTGGCTTGGCGTAGATTTAAGCAAATATAAACTTGATGAGCCGCTTGATAAAATTCAATCAAATGCTATGCTTGGCAAGGTGGAGGCGATGAGTAATTCTACTATCGACGGGCAGCGCGCTTGGACTTTGGGCGATTTGTTAAAGCTTTCAGGCATTGGCGCGCCTCAAGCACCGCGCATTATCGGCAGTCCAAAGCAGGTAGCCGACACACTGCAAGATATTATCGCCCAAACAGATGCCGATGGCTTTAATCTCTCCTATGCCACAACACCCGGGACTTTTGAAGATGTGGTGCGCTATGTCGTGCCTGAACTCCAAAAGCGCGACGCGTATAAACACGAATACGCCAAAGGCTCACTGCGCAATAAACTCTTTGGCAAAGGCGATAGGCTAGATTCTACGCACATTGGCTCGCAATATCGCGTAGGTGGCGCACTAAGCACGATTGATGACTATACTGATACAGGCAGACCGCGCCCCGCAGAATAGAATCTAGGCTC includes the following:
- a CDS encoding LLM class flavin-dependent oxidoreductase → MSKKNKKQIHFNAFDMNCISHLSPGLWRYPGDEAVRYKDIEYWQNIAKIAEKGLFDAVFIADVLGVYDVYRGNDFGALRAALQVPVNDPVQLAAVMASVTSNVGFGITAATAFEHPYPFARRLSTLDHLTKGRVGWNIVTGYLPAANRNMGASELPHDERYDVADEYMEVIYKLLEGSWEDDAVIADKSSGEYINPHKVHHIGHHGKYYDVPGIHICEPSIQRTPVLFQAGASARGRRFAGRHAEAIFVTAPTKEHARLVVGQIRDELARAGRDPLGAKIYLGATIITDSNDKLAEAKFNDLASYGSVEGILVKYSGWLGVDLSRYKLDEPLNNIKSNAIIALVDALRESTTDSGKIWTLQDLIHSERIGSLGPKIVGGKQKVADILEEFIGYSGADGFNLAYATTPGTFEDIVEFIVPTLQERGVYRLEYESGSLRNKLFGNGDRLPYSHTGAKYRVGGALSTINDYANTGRPRKSNEEYAI
- a CDS encoding cyclase family protein codes for the protein MKKWFLIILAAFSIAAAKEQNTEILQALNVLQKGKFIDLTHGVNDKIPRFYALPKLEQDKIFNVDKDGFFVYKTSFPTQYGTHIDAPIHFVNNKRTLEQIQLKELVLPLIVIHKEKEVAKNADYILTKQDVLDFEKRHGAIPKNSFVAFASGWSKKWDLAVAGKADFSNKDKKGDAHTPGWSIEALEYILNERGATAIGHETLDTDAAADVRKNGFLESEKFVLSQNKYQIELLTNLENLPATGGIIIIGVPKFEGYPGFPVRAFAIVP
- a CDS encoding MFS transporter, producing MNTLHYKQNIDSIPKEHNPKALRSVLAASSGNLVEWFDFYIYGFSAVYFAKNFSDASSPIVQQISVFGVFAAGFLMLPIGSAVFGSIADKIGRKSSMIISIVLMALGSFIIAFLPDKRTIGDAAILLLLFARLLQGFAVGGEYGIAAAYLSEVAPPGKRGFYSSFQYFTLIGGQLLAVASVSVLFSFLNQEQMSDFGWRILFFIGGVAALLSLLVRSLMHDNSAEELKKYDDRGSFKALFKSYKSFLLVLGITAGCSPAWYVITVYSKVFMINNGIDAVVANNIILGALFVLFIVTPFLGALSDKIGLKTSLLIFCVFALFGVYPLFELMRGTQNAFVLFGILGLMCFVLGFYSAVAGIFKTTLFPVHVRALGTGLSYTLGAALFGGSATYVALQFKEWGVENGFFIYFEILMIIATICVILIPKKRELD
- a CDS encoding LLM class flavin-dependent oxidoreductase, with protein sequence MSKTKQISLNAFDMNCVSHLSPGLWRYPGDCSLKYKDIEYWQNIARIAEQGLFDAVFIADVLGVYDVYRGNDLGALRAAQQLPINDPLSLATIGAAVTKNVGFGITAGVFFEHPYPFARRLSTLDHLTKGRIGWNIVTGYLPSANKNMGAKELPHDERYDVAEEYMEVIYKLLEGSWEDDAVILDRESGDFANPYKVHHIGHHGKYYDVPGIHLCEPSIQRTPVLFQAGNSPRGRAFSAKHAEAMFIAPPLQYAKTAVAQIRQELIKAGRDPYSAKIYLLATIITDESESLAQAKYKDLLKYAHKEGALVVNSGWLGVDLSKYKLDEPLDKIQSNAMLGKVEAMSNSTIDGQRAWTLGDLLKLSGIGAPQAPRIIGSPKQVADTLQDIIAQTDADGFNLSYATTPGTFEDVVRYVVPELQKRDAYKHEYAKGSLRNKLFGKGDRLDSTHIGSQYRVGGALSTIDDYTDTGRPRPAE